The Streptomyces sp. NBC_00306 sequence CCACGGTCGCGGCGGAGCCGGTCGCGTTCGAGCTGTTGCTGCTGTACGCCGCGAGCGTGGAACGCTCGCTGGTACGGGAGGCGCGCTCCTGGGAAGCGGCCTCGGCACGCTGCTTCGCCTCGGCCTTCTCGGCCTCGGCCTTGCGGACCGCCTCGGCCTTGGCCTTCTTGGCGGCCTGTGCGGCCTTCGTGGCGGCGGCGTCCTCCTGTGCCTGCAACTCCTGGTCGAGAGCGACCTGCTGGGTCGCCTCGGCGGACTGCGCGACGGCTTGGGAGAGACCGGCGGTGAGCGTGGGCATCTCAATGGTCTCGGTGACCGGGTCGGCGTTGGCCGGTCCGGCGGCTCCGGCCACTGCGATCGTGCTGAGGACGCCACCGGCAACTCCGGCCCGGAGCGCCATCGTCGAGGCGCTGCGCCGGCGGGGCTTCCGGTGGCTGGGTATGTGAGCGGTGTGGGACATGGGACAACCGCTATCAGGGGGAGCCGGTTCCCTTCAAGAAACGTGTGTTGCGCCACAGTTACGACCGGAACCTTTCAATCCGCTCCCGTCGGCGCCTTATTGACGCCCTAACGGGCAAACCGGGCATGCGTGATCACAGCTGTGATCATGGGCTTTCCGTAAAAGGTCCGAATTGCCTGGCGCCTACCATCGCTTCACACCGATGGCCAAGCCCGCTTTTGTTGAGAGTTTGAGCGAGTGGCGCAGGTCACAGAAAGGTCACCTCTCGGGGCCCCGGAAGTTCGTGAACGCGTGCACGCGTCCACCTTCGTCCGCGGAGGCGCTCGCCCGGGTGACGAGACGTCCTCTATCACCCGATGCGGTCCATCGCCAATTTGCCCGAACGGGCTCCGCCTTGCTATGCCCGCACCCCTTCCACCAGCGGTAACGCATGCGGATGTCACTTCTCGTGACCGCTCGGGCGCTTCGCGTATGAAGATCACCGCTCATCCGGCTTCATGATCCTTCGCCGGGTGGTGGAGATCACAAAGGCGTTGTCGCACCCCGTGTCGCAGATCACAGACCGGCAGGCATAGGATGCGGGGCAGTCGGGCTTGTGAACTGCCTCACATACACGCGATCTTCGAGGCGGCGAGACGAATGCCCGGTGCGGTCCAACGGTCAAGGACGACTGGAAGGAGCGAGGAGGGTGAATGCTTACGCGCCCATCCTTGTGCTCGGCGCCCTCGGGGCAGGGTTTGCGATCTTCTCCGTGGTCATGGCCACGCTTATCGGCCCGAAGCGCTACAACAGGGCGAAACAAGAGGCGTACGAGTGCGGCATCGAACCCACTCCCACGCCGGCCGGCGGCGGCCGCTTTCCCATCAAGTACTACCTGACGGCGATGCTCTTCATCGTCTTCGACATCGAGATCGTCTTCCTCTACCCCTGGGCGGTCACCTTCGACGCCCTGGGGCTTTTCGGGCTCGTGGAGATGCTGCTCTTCGTGCTCACCGTCTTCGTCGCCTATGCGTATGTGTGGCGGCGCGGCGGCCTGGAATGGGACTGAGGGGCTGAGGGGCACCAATGGGACTCGAAGAGAAACTGCCGAGCGGTTTCCTGCTGACCACCGTCGAACAGGCCTCGGGCTGGGTGCGCAAGTCATCCGTCTTCCCGGCCACGTTCGGTCTGGCCTGCTGCGCCATCGAGATGATGACGACCGGTGCCGGACGGTACGACCTGGCCCGGTTCGGCATGGAGGTCTTCCGCGGCTCGCCGCGCCAGGCCGACCTGATGATCGTGGCGGGCCGGGTGAGCCAGAAGATGGCGCCCGTCCTGCGGCAGGTCTACGACCAGATGCCCAACCCCAAGTGGGTCATCTCCATGGGCGTGTGCGCTTCGTCGGGCGGAATGTTCAACAACTACGCAATTGTGCAGGGCGTCGACCATGTCGTCCCTGTCGATATCTATTTGCCCGGGTGCCCGCCGCGTCCGGAGATGCTGATGGACGCCATTCTCAAGCTCCACCAGAAGATCCAGTCCTCCAAGCTCGGCGTGAACGCGGAGGAAGCGGCCCGCGAGGCGGAGGAAGCGGCGCTCAAGGCGCTTCCCCTGATCGAGATGAAGGGGCTGCTCCGGTGAGCGACGTACGCACGGCCGCCGTGCCGCAGATGACGAGCGAATCCGCACCCCCGAGCCGTACGGGCGGAGAAGCGATCCAGGGGGTGCAGCGATGACGGACCAGCCGAACCCCGAGAAGGAACTCAGCGAGCAGAACCTTCCCGGACAGCGTGGTGAGGGCGGCGAGGAGATCCGCGTCCAGCGCGGCATGTTCGGTGCCAACAACGGCGGCGACACCTCCGGCTACGGCGGCCTCGTCCGCTCCGTCCGGCTGCCCGGCCCGACGAACCGCCCCTACGGCGGCTACTTCGACGAGGTCGCCGACGAGCTCGAGGGCGCGCTGGAGGAACAGGGTCTCGTCCCCGAGAACGTCATCGAGAAGACGGTCGTCGACCGCGGGGAGCTCACCTTCCACGTCGCGCGCGAGCTGCTGACGCAGGTGGCCCGCACCCTGAGGGACGACCCGGCCCTGCGCTTCGAGCTCTGTACCGGTGTCAGCGGTGTCCACTATCCCGAGGACAAGGGCCGCGAGCTGCACGCGGTGTACCACCTGCGCTCGCTCACCCACGGCCGGCTGATCCGCCTCGAGGTCTCCGCCCCGGACAGCGACCCGCACGTGCCCTCCCTCGTCGCCGTCTATCCGACCAACGACTGGCACGAGCGCGAGACCTACGACTTCTTCGGGCTCGTCTTCGACGGCCACCCCGCCCTCACCCGGATCATGATGCCGGACGACTGGCAGGGCTACCCGCAGCGCAAGGACTATCCGCTCGGCGGCATCGCCGTCGAGTACAAAGGCGCCCAGATCCCGGCTCCTGACCAGCGGAGGTCGTACTCGTGAGTACATCGCACGCGTCCGCACGTGAGACCACCGAGGGGACTGTATATACAGTCACCGGCGGCGACTGGGACGAGGTCGTGCAGAGCGCGGCCAAGGCCGACGACGAGCGCATCGTCGTCAACATGGGCCCGCAGCACCCCTCGACCCACGGCGTGCTCCGGCTGATCCTGGAGATCGACGGCGAGACGGTCACCGAGGCCCGCTGCGGCATCGGGTATCTGCACACCGGCATCGAGAAGAACCTCGAGTACCGGACCTGGACGCAGGGCACCACCTTCGTCACGCGCATGGATTACCTGACGCCGTTCTTCAACGAGACGGCGTACTGCCTCGGCGTGGAGAAGCTGCTCGGCATCGAGGACCAGATCCCGGACCGCGCGACGGTCATCCGCGTCCTGCTGATGGAGCTGAACCGGCTCTCCTCGCACCTGGTGTGCATCGCCACCGGCGGTATGGAGCTCGGCGCCACCACGATCATGATCTACGGCTTCCGCGATCGTGAACTGATTCTCGACATCTACGAACTGATCACCGGCCTGCGGATGAACCACGCGTACATCCGCCCCGGAGGCCTCGCCCAGGACCTGCCGCCGGGCGCCGTGGACCAGCTCCGCGAGTTCGTGAAGACGATGAAGAAGAACCTGCCGGAGTACGACAAGCTCGCCACCGGCAACCCGATCTTCAAGGCCCGTATGCAGGACATCGGGTACCTCGACCTCACCGGCTGCATGGCGCTGGGCGCCACCGGACCGATCCTGCGCTCGGCGGGCCTCGCCCACGACCTGCGCAAGACCGACCCGTACTGCGGCTACGAGACGTACGACTTCGACGTCCCGACCGCCGACACCTGCGACTCCTACGGCCGCTTCCTCATCCGGCTGGAGGAGATGCGGCAGTCGCTGCGCATCGTCGAGCAGTGCCTGGACCGGCTGGAGCCGGGCCCGGTCATGGTCGCGGACAAGAAGATCGCCTGGCCCGCGCAGCTCGCGCTCGGGCCCGACGGACTCGGCAACTCCCTCGACCACATCAAGCAGATCATGGGCACCTCCATGGAGGCCCTGATCCACCACTTCAAGCTGGTGACCGAGGGCTTCCGGGTCCCCGCCGGTCAGGCGTACGCGGCTGTCGAGTCCCCCAAGGGCGAGCTCGGTGTCCATGTCGTCTCCGACGGCGGCACCCGCCCCTACCGGGTCCACTTCCGTGACCCGTCCTTCACCAACCTTCAGGCCATGGCGGCGATGTGCGAGGGCGGCCAGGTCGCCGACGTCATCGTCGCCGTCGCGTCCATCGACCCCGTGATGGGAGGCGTCGACCGGTGACCGCAAATCAAGAGGTGAGCCTGGGCATGCCCCAGCTCCCCGCCCCCGACTACCCGGCCGATGTACGCGCCAGGCTCGAAGCGGACGCGAAGGAGATCGTCGCCCGCTACCCCGACAGCCGGTCCGCCCTGCTGCCGCTGCTGCACCTGGTGCAGTCCGAGGAAGGCCATGTCACCCGTACCGGCGTGCGGTTCTGCTCCGAGGTGCTGGAGCTGACCACCGCCGAGGTCACCGCGGTGTCGACCTTCTACTCGATGTACCGGCGCAAGCCCTCCGGCGACTACCAGGTCGGGGTGTGCACCAACACGCTCTGCGCGGTGATGGGCGGCGACGCCATCTTCGACGACCTGAAGGAACACCTCGGGGTCGGCAACGGTGAGACCACCGCGGACGGCAAGGTCACCCTCGAACACATCGAGTGCAACGCGGCCTGCGACTTCGCCCCCGTGGTGATGGTCAACTGGGAGTTCTTCGACAACCAGACGCCCGAGTCCGCCCGCCGGCTCGTGGACGACCTGCGCGAAGGACGGCCCGTCGAGCCGACCCGCGGTGCGCCGCTGTGCACCTACAAGGAGACCGCGCGCATCCTCGCCGGCTTCCCCGACGAGCGCCCCGGCGCCGTCGAGGCCACCGGCGGCGCGGGTCCCGCCTCGCTGATCGGACTGCGCCTCGCCAAGGGCGAGACGACGGCAGCCCGGGTGGTCTCGCCGCGCGCCGAGTCCCGCCAGGACGCGCCCCAGCCCGGTTCCGAGCACCTCAGCTCGCACGACGCACCGCAGAAGACCTCGGACTCCGACCCGGAGCACCCGGCCGGCCCGGTGACCGAGGAGGGGGAGTGATGACCGTGTCCACCGAATTCGGGGGCAGCGCCCAGGGCGAGAGCAGCCCCGAGAAGCTGCTCGCGCCGGTGCTGTCCGCCTTCTGGGACGAGCCCGAGTCCTGGACGCTGGAGACCTACCGGCGTCACGACGGCTACCAGGGTCTGCGCAAGGCACTGGCCATGTCGCCCGACGACCTCATCGCCTACGTCAAGGACTCCGGTCTGCGCGGCCGCGGCGGCGCCGGCTTCCCCACCGGAATGAAGTGGCAGTTCATTCCGCAGGGCGACGGCAAGCCGCACTACCTCGTCGTCAACGCCGACGAGTCGGAGCCGGGCACCTGCAAGGACATCCCGCTCCTCTTCGCCAACCCGCACTCCCTCATCGAGGGCATCGTGATCGCCTGTTACGCGATCCGGTCGAACCATGCCTTCATCTATCTGCGCGGTGAGGTCGTCCCCGTACTGCGGCGGCTGCACGAAGCCGTCCGCGAGGCGTACGAAGCGGGCTTCCTCGGCACGGACATTCTCGGCAGCGGACTCGACCTCGAACTCACCGTGCACGCGGGCGCGGGCGCCTACATCTGCGGTGAGGAGACCGCGCTGCTGGACTCCCTGGAGGGCCGGCGCGGCCAGCCCCGGCTGCGGCCGCCCTTCCCCGCGGTCGCCGGTCTGTACGCCTGCCCCACTGTGGTGAACAACGTCGAGTCCATCGCCTCCGTTCCCGCGATCCTGAACAAGGGCAAGGACTGGTTCAAGTCGATGGGCAGCGAGAAGTCCCCGGGCTTCACGCTGTATTCGCTCAGCGGGCACGTCACGAGCCCCGGCCAGTACGAGGCCCCGCTCGGGATCACCCTGCGCCAGCTGCTCGACATGAGCGGCGGCATGCGGGCGGGCCACCGGCTCAAGTTCTGGACGCCGGGCGGCTCCTCCACCCCGATGTTCACCGACGAGCACCTCGACGTCCCGCTGGACTACGAGGGCGTCGGAGCGGCCGGCTCGATGCTCGGCACCAAGGCCCTCCAGTGCTTCGACGAGACCACCTGTGTCGTCAGGGCGGTGACCCGCTGGACCGAGTTCTACGCGCACGAGTCCTGCGGCAAGTGCACGCCGTGCCGTGAAGGCACCTACTGGCTGGTCCAGTTGCTGCGCGACATCGAGGCGGGCAAGGGCGAGATGGCCGACCTCGACAAGCTCAACGACATCGCCGACAACATCAACGGCAAGTCGTTCTGCGCGCTCGGCGACGGCGCCGCGTCCCCGATCTTCTCCTCGCTCAAGTACTTCCGCGAGGAGTACGAGCAGCACATCACCGGCAAGGGCTGCCCCTTCGACCCCGCCAGGTCGACCCTCTGGGCCGACCGGCACACCACTACGGAGGTGAACGCATGACGGTCACT is a genomic window containing:
- a CDS encoding C40 family peptidase, giving the protein MSHTAHIPSHRKPRRRSASTMALRAGVAGGVLSTIAVAGAAGPANADPVTETIEMPTLTAGLSQAVAQSAEATQQVALDQELQAQEDAAATKAAQAAKKAKAEAVRKAEAEKAEAKQRAEAASQERASRTSERSTLAAYSSNSSNATGSAATVVAFLKAQLGDAYVMGATGPNSWDCSSLVQAAFRQVGVDLPRVSQDQSLAGTQVGTSNLQVGDILYWGGAGSAYHTGVYIGDGQYLDAANPSKGVVIQDLSGYPASGAVRVL
- a CDS encoding NADH-quinone oxidoreductase subunit A, translated to MNAYAPILVLGALGAGFAIFSVVMATLIGPKRYNRAKQEAYECGIEPTPTPAGGGRFPIKYYLTAMLFIVFDIEIVFLYPWAVTFDALGLFGLVEMLLFVLTVFVAYAYVWRRGGLEWD
- a CDS encoding NuoB/complex I 20 kDa subunit family protein, with amino-acid sequence MGLEEKLPSGFLLTTVEQASGWVRKSSVFPATFGLACCAIEMMTTGAGRYDLARFGMEVFRGSPRQADLMIVAGRVSQKMAPVLRQVYDQMPNPKWVISMGVCASSGGMFNNYAIVQGVDHVVPVDIYLPGCPPRPEMLMDAILKLHQKIQSSKLGVNAEEAAREAEEAALKALPLIEMKGLLR
- a CDS encoding NADH-quinone oxidoreductase subunit C, which encodes MTDQPNPEKELSEQNLPGQRGEGGEEIRVQRGMFGANNGGDTSGYGGLVRSVRLPGPTNRPYGGYFDEVADELEGALEEQGLVPENVIEKTVVDRGELTFHVARELLTQVARTLRDDPALRFELCTGVSGVHYPEDKGRELHAVYHLRSLTHGRLIRLEVSAPDSDPHVPSLVAVYPTNDWHERETYDFFGLVFDGHPALTRIMMPDDWQGYPQRKDYPLGGIAVEYKGAQIPAPDQRRSYS
- a CDS encoding NADH-quinone oxidoreductase subunit D codes for the protein MSTSHASARETTEGTVYTVTGGDWDEVVQSAAKADDERIVVNMGPQHPSTHGVLRLILEIDGETVTEARCGIGYLHTGIEKNLEYRTWTQGTTFVTRMDYLTPFFNETAYCLGVEKLLGIEDQIPDRATVIRVLLMELNRLSSHLVCIATGGMELGATTIMIYGFRDRELILDIYELITGLRMNHAYIRPGGLAQDLPPGAVDQLREFVKTMKKNLPEYDKLATGNPIFKARMQDIGYLDLTGCMALGATGPILRSAGLAHDLRKTDPYCGYETYDFDVPTADTCDSYGRFLIRLEEMRQSLRIVEQCLDRLEPGPVMVADKKIAWPAQLALGPDGLGNSLDHIKQIMGTSMEALIHHFKLVTEGFRVPAGQAYAAVESPKGELGVHVVSDGGTRPYRVHFRDPSFTNLQAMAAMCEGGQVADVIVAVASIDPVMGGVDR
- the nuoE gene encoding NADH-quinone oxidoreductase subunit NuoE, with translation MPQLPAPDYPADVRARLEADAKEIVARYPDSRSALLPLLHLVQSEEGHVTRTGVRFCSEVLELTTAEVTAVSTFYSMYRRKPSGDYQVGVCTNTLCAVMGGDAIFDDLKEHLGVGNGETTADGKVTLEHIECNAACDFAPVVMVNWEFFDNQTPESARRLVDDLREGRPVEPTRGAPLCTYKETARILAGFPDERPGAVEATGGAGPASLIGLRLAKGETTAARVVSPRAESRQDAPQPGSEHLSSHDAPQKTSDSDPEHPAGPVTEEGE
- the nuoF gene encoding NADH-quinone oxidoreductase subunit NuoF encodes the protein MTVSTEFGGSAQGESSPEKLLAPVLSAFWDEPESWTLETYRRHDGYQGLRKALAMSPDDLIAYVKDSGLRGRGGAGFPTGMKWQFIPQGDGKPHYLVVNADESEPGTCKDIPLLFANPHSLIEGIVIACYAIRSNHAFIYLRGEVVPVLRRLHEAVREAYEAGFLGTDILGSGLDLELTVHAGAGAYICGEETALLDSLEGRRGQPRLRPPFPAVAGLYACPTVVNNVESIASVPAILNKGKDWFKSMGSEKSPGFTLYSLSGHVTSPGQYEAPLGITLRQLLDMSGGMRAGHRLKFWTPGGSSTPMFTDEHLDVPLDYEGVGAAGSMLGTKALQCFDETTCVVRAVTRWTEFYAHESCGKCTPCREGTYWLVQLLRDIEAGKGEMADLDKLNDIADNINGKSFCALGDGAASPIFSSLKYFREEYEQHITGKGCPFDPARSTLWADRHTTTEVNA